The following nucleotide sequence is from Sander vitreus isolate 19-12246 chromosome 3, sanVit1, whole genome shotgun sequence.
atccagtccttccagttgcagagttcgctggtgctaggctagcacaagtcaacagtatctgctagcctgccactaaaaacagtcttacccactccacagtacacccaaggcaaataaattataacgtcAGAccatcgatgtaaatgtctgtgttgatagaataatgttagaaataaaactacccttgcatctcagTGATCACTTtccattttgagggactagtttctcatCAGCGGCGGAATTTTACTTTCCCCCGGTTAGTCGTACTGCgccgaaaagtaaacagagaagcgcgCTCCAGTCGGGAcacctagtagtagcctagtacattggtattgaagcattggattggaaactaaggactagacaacatggtgattcagtgtgcatttagaaattgtaaaaataaaccaaacagatgggcaccacaaagtttccacaaatttcTATTGGGAGATccactcttggtagatacctggctggggCCGCTAAGTAAGGGAATTGCTGACTGAATATCATGTaagctcggacagtttacatgcaaattgcagcgccaggtaaataaacttgtgtgattgtcatggaaacttgctttctcagtagcctaggtaatatcactccgctgctgctgtagcctatgctaccaactacagggaacaaagtataactattgcaatgcgatgcaagggtagttttatttctaacattattctatcaacagacatttacatcgatagtctggcgttacaaattatttgcctcgggtgtactgtggagtgggtaagactgtttagtggcaggctagcagatactgttgacttgcgctagcctagcaccagcgaactctgcaactgtaaggactggatgaaaagtgttgaaaactgtctccactgataaataacacactggctaaattggaaatgaggtcctatgtccaaaattctgaaccacccctttaatccTGACCAAATAtccaactccatttgcagaaatgcagccccaaacttgcaaggaacctccaccatgcttcactgttgcctgcagacactcattattgtacTGCTCTACAGCCCTTCAGCGAACAACCTGCCTTAtgctacagccaaatatttcaaatttaGACTCATCAGTACTATTTTTCTGCACCCCAGTTCCTATGTTTTCGTGCATAGTTGAGTCGCTTGGCCTTGTTTCTATGTCGGaggtatggctttttggctgcaactcttccatgaagaccacttctggccagacttctccggacagtagatgggtgtacctgggtcccactggtttctgccagttctgagctgatggcactgcttgacatcttccgatttcgaagggaaataagcttgatgtgtttttcatctgctgcactaagtttccttggccgaccACTGCGTCTATGATCCTCAACGttccctgactttttgcaagtgtacctataagaattgatgctggtttgaaggcaaagggtaataacaccaaatattgatgtgattttagatgttttttttggttgctcactttgcattttgtaaattgataaaaagcattcttagtttacagcattttttccacacctgcctaagacttttgcacagtactgtactTATGTCAGCTTTTTCATCAGCACCATTACTACAAACATATTGTTTACACCTTTCATAATATTAAAGCTCTTTACAGAATAAAATAAGCAGAAATTATATAATATTCAACAAAACAATGTTCCTGCACTAAGAACAAGGAACTTTATTTACCCAAACCAAACAAAAGTgaatttatataaaatatttgatCTGAGGTGGCAAACAGTGCAACATTTTATTCTCTACAGAGACCAGAACAAATATAAAGAAGCAGCCAACCTGCTGAACGACGCGTTGGCGATCAGAGAGAAAACTCTTGGAGTGGACCATCCGGCTGTAAGTTAGCCTCCTTTAATAAACCAGCTGCTTTCTAATGAGACGGTTTAATTATCACTGACACATACTGAATCCAACCTGGTTGTCTGtcagtttcttttcttctctattTCACTTGATTTTCACCATTTAGTTTTATCACTGtgtaagtaaaaaaataaaacataaaaccttTATTTGGCAGCAATGTTTAGTCTCTTGGGAACTTTTCTATATTACcccaaaatatttacattgttCCAATTTAAGGTTTTTAGTGTAGTTTAGATCAGACATACTGAGTTGGTATGAAATGTacattgtctgtttttgtgtgtttgtgcaggtgGCAGCAACGCTCAACAACCTGGCAGTGCTTTAtgggaaaagaggaaaataCAAGGAAGCCGAGCCACTGTGTAAAAGAGCTCTGGAGatcagagagaaagtgagagaacgcacatttgtattttatacTGCAGTTATGAGGTCCCTCCGAATTCTTACAATTCCTAATAATTGTAATAAACTTGACTatgtactatgatttttttctataactttttatgactttttcaacatgctatacagtatactatgatttcttatgacatttttaccacacaatatactatgactttttttttttttcgtcatactatactacgactttttgaAGAAGAAATGCCTTTAATAATCCCAaattcacatttttcaccatgttagTACAGTTGCACACATTACACAGGGGCCAACATACATCTATGatctttttccgacatactatactatgactttctatgacatactatactatgacttttttgacctactttttttgacatactatactatgacttcttttcaacatactatactatgactttttgacttttttgacatactatgactttttcctacatactatactatgacctttttatgactttttttgacatactaactatactatgcctttttatgacataccatATACTATAgacttttttgacacattttgtatgacttttttcgacatactataacctttttttgactttcaacatactatactacaactttttttcgacatgctatacaatgacttttttttgacatactatacgatttttttgcgacatactattctatgactttttattcaacattatactatgaccttttttgacatactatactatgactttttattcaacatactaaactatgactttttatgacttttttccgacatactatacaatgacttttttgcgacatactatactatgactttttattcaacatactatactatgactatatatactattactatttttaaaatttattttaaagattattttgggggcttttccgcctttaatggacaggactggtgagaaaggggagagagagggggaagacatgcaggaagttgtcacaggtcggagtcaaaccctggacctctcgaggcataaacctctaaatatatgtgcacctgctctacccgctgaaccaacccggccactttttatgactttttttcaacacactatactgtgacctttttttgacattttttgacatactatgccttttttttgacacactatactattactttttttgacatactatactatgaattttttatgactttttttcgacacactgctatgactttttttcaacatactatactatgactttttatcgacatactatccaatgacttttttttacatgtatactatattttttttgacacactatactattacttttttttgacatactatactatgaatttttatgacttttttgcgacatactatactatgacctttttttgacatactaggctatgactttttattcaacgtactatactatgatctttttttgactttttcgacatactatgagtttttataacttttttcgacatactatgctatgaacTTTTTTTGactatttcaacatactatactatgatttttttttgacatactatattttgacatttttgacttactatactatgacttttttattacttttttcgatcGAACTataccatgatttttttttcgacacactatactatgactttttcgacatactatgaccttttttgtaTGACATGTGTACAAGCGGCagaaatggtttttttttcaggagggtggctcccttagagatagggtgagaagcttaGTCATCGgtgaggaactcggagtagagccactgctcctttgcgtcgaaaggagcaagttgaggtggtttgggcatctggtaaggatgcacgtccagctgggaggaggcccggAGGAAGTCCCTGGACTGGTTGGAACGATTATAAAAAATCTTGAGATAGACagatttttactttttgacatactatgattttttttcctacatactatactatgaccttttggacatactttactatgactttttgaagaAGAAATGTATTTATCTTGCCGGGGGAAGTTCACATTTTTTACCAAGTTAGTAAAGTGAAGTTGCAAACATTACACAGGCGCTTGAAATCCACGTTCCGTACTTTGGTCCATACTGGGACTTGAACTGCGACCCTCGGGTttccaacccaactccctactggcTGAGCTTCTGCCACCCACACTGTTTTTTCTCACTGACTTATGACTTTTcatcgacacactatactatgactttttttcccacatacttttttggacacactatacaattacctttttttgcataatttgtctttttttcgacaATTACTTTTTGATGAAGAAATTCATTTATCGCATGAGGGAAAGTTTACGTTCAGTATTTTGATCCATGCTGGGACTTGAACTGGtgaccctctggttcccaacccaactccctatggGCTGAGCTATTGccacacacactgttttaatgtaaatatacacatatttttgacatactatactatgacttttacaaTGACTACGATcttttttggcatactatatactatgactttttttggacacactatacaatgactttttattcaacatactatactatgacttatcatgactttttttccgacatactataacttttttagaCGTACTTTACTATGaccctttttattattattattatacacgattatatttggggctttttccgcctttttaatttttgacaggacagctaggtgagaaaggggagaataCACGCAGGAACTCGTTTCaggttttttgacatactatactatgacctttttttcgacataattaTGTCGAAACATATGTCTTTTTGATGAAGAAAGAAGGGGAAGTTCACATTTTTCACGAAGTTAGTAAAGTTGCAAACATTACACAGGGGCCTGAAATCCACGTTTGGTATTTTGATCCGTACTGGGACTTGAACTGGTGACCCTCCAACTTCCcgacccaactccctactggcTGAGCTATTGCCACCCACactgtttttcaaactttttccgacatactataactttttttggacatactatactataaatttttatgacttttttttttacttttgtattacctgattttatgtattttttcgacatgctttaCTAAGACCttttatgactttgttttgacatactattctatgacttttttttaaaacttttttgacatactatactatgactttttattactttttaatgacctttcttttttcgacatactattgtatgccttttttttaaatttcttttggacacactatactatgactatttttcgacatactatactatgacttttcatgacttttttcgacatactatactatgacttttttgacatactgtatgtaatcttttttttaaaactactatgactatttttcgacatactatactatgacttttcatgacttttttcgacatactatactatgacttttttttaatatactttaagatttatttattcattaggACAAtgtacattaataaatatttgtaaatgCATCGTTAGCCAGTCGACTAATTTGCATAAATGCATGTCTTTACggtgggaggaaaccggagcacctggaggaaacccacgcaaactaactttttatgatgtttttacaacatactacactatgacttgtAATTTGTGTCTGAACGCTCCTTCAGGTTCTGGGTGCAGACCACCCAGATGTGGCCAAGCAGCTGAACAACCTGGCTCTGCTGTGTCAGAACCAGGGGAAGTACCAGGAGGTGGAGCAGTATTACGAACGCGCTCTGCACATCTACCAGAGCAAACTGGGACCAGACGACGCCAACGTGGCCAAGACCAAGAACAACCTGGTGAGAGGGAACCTTGATGTATGAATTTTGTTAAAATGTGAATTCTGCTTAAAGATTAGTCAAGATTTTCAATTCACAAAGGTGATgaccaatttaaaaataaatgattacattacattcatttttatcCAATAAGCGCACTCAACCATGTGGGTACAACACCAAAAGTGGAAGAATCAAGCAAGTCAGCTTCATCAAATATCAATATGAAATACATCAAGTTATCAACTGCTTCCAGTacatttcttttatatatacattataaattattcaaatgttACTTTTGTGCAAAATAAAGTCTAAATGCTGCTAATGAAactacatcatttaaaaaaacatttgtcactttctctctcaAACCTTTTTCTGTAACCTACTTTTCcatttctttgttctttctcAGGCATCGTGCTATCTAAAGCAGGGGAAATACAGACAAGCTGAAGCTCTTTACAAAGAGATCCTGACCAGAGCACATGAAAAGGAGTTTGGATCTGTAGAAGGTACATTGTTTTGAAGTTTTATATTAGCGTTTATAATATACTTAATGCATGGTTTAGGAGACaagaacaccaacacagagagctttttttttgcatactgtatgtatatacactGATTTCTTTGTCATTCTGTCTGTGGGTCCTCCAGGCGATGGCCGTCCCAGCTGGTCCGGTGGCGAGGACGGCGGCTCCGGACAGGACGGACTCAGTAACCTGAAGCGCAGCGGCTCCTTCACCAAACTCAGAGAGTCGATACGCAGAAGCAGCGAGAAACTGGTCCGCAAGCTTAAAGGAGTTGGACTGGAGGAAACGACCCCGAGGAATGCTGGGTAACATAATATTTTTGCCCATATTTTTCTCTGACTTTGCTACAGAAGTTTGCTGGTTCAAGTTAAATGAACATCCTGTTCAATAAttttacaaacacaaataatgcaaaaagaaaaaagcttttttgttttcaaatagtGGATATCTAATGTTTGAGAGAAAttctttcatattttattttatatttaaattaagACCTCTGTCTAGAAGCCTCTAAATTGCCTTTCGTTCTCTTGATATGATATCTCCATTTTTCAGTCCTGTTAACCAGTGTTGGCGGCAGTACATTTTCCCAAAAAGTTATTCCAAATCAGTAAAACTAAGCTTGTAGAAGTTTTATGTGTGTAAATATTAAGAGTAATTATGATATTTTGTCCTGTTTTCAGAATGAAGAGGGCGAACTCTCTGAATGTGTTGAATGTTGGAGCTAGAGAGAGTCAGGACGGCGCCCAGGTGAGCAGACTGTTGGGGATCAATGATTCAATGGGCTTTATCAACATAACATATGTTGTCTTAGTTTGTGATAACTCATTGGTCCACTGTATTAATGCAACATAATTCAGATAGTTGGGATGGGAACAAAGCACGAGAGCACGAACTGAGTGACTACACAGAGACGAGGTTTATTACAAAGAGTAATACACGAGGACACTTGAAGTTCATATTTGGCTACTACATATTGAATCTTTATGGTTATTTATAAGTATGTTATGGCACAATTAAAGAAACAGGAGCTCAATAATCCACTGCATGTACTTTTATTGCAAGTATTCGACCAATAAACTTTAAtaaaaggtaatatatgaaACTTCAGGGGGGTGATGTCATGTAGGAGCTCCCTCTTAAGAAATACCCAGTATGGCATGTGCAATAGAGACCAGGTACCAGATGTATAAATGATGGTTGGGCACGAAAACacaaggtcatagtatagtatgtaacaAAAGAATTCATAAAaagcatagtatagtaagtatgtcgaaaaaagtgattaaaaagtcatggtttGTCTAAAAGGAACTTCATAAAATGTCACAGAAATTAGTAACACGTGAACATCCATCATGtgcgtttttgttttgttcctcaGTCGAGCCGTTTGACAGATGTTCGAGGCCTGAGCTCCAGCACGCAGAGCCTGACAAGACGAGGTTCACTCGGTGGTAccagctaacacacacacacacacacacacacacacacacacacgagaaccGGAAGTATCACTCGCGTCAGATGTTCTACACCAAAGTGGATTCCCCACTTTCAGTCCCCTCAAGAAAAACGGAGATAGTTGTCACTACTGGAgacaaaaaatctaatttgcaaatgtgttaTATATCCATTATTTAAAGAAGTAATAACAAGTTAGTTTTATTTGCCATTAAGGAAATTTTACTGCCAGCTTAATAATATCACACGTTTGCCTCCGGTAATGACAGGTTTCTccaaaaagtgattaaaacgGTGTAGTAACATACCGCCTACACCTTGACATATCTACATTGCACTATAACCTTTCCTTCCTGTTCACTTGAAATTTTAAAAACACTGGTTATAGATTAGAAACAAACTCAGTTTCCTGATTTTAAAGTTAACTCTTAACTTAAAAatgtaagacaaaaaaaacattttagactACTTAAAATAACACTAGCCTTTACACTGTAAGAAAACTTCACTTTCAaggtttttacatttctatatTTAAACCAGACCatgtcttttaatctttaatacAGTACGTTGTTTCCTAATGCTAGTGTGCCCTTTTAGGTACATTTCTATTAACACTGGGGGAAAAAGTTGCGTTATTTATGTTTAAGATGTTTTAaagatatacagacagacattatAGATTGTTGAGAAGCACAgggatgtaaagttatttgcacaAAGATCAAAACATGATGTCAAAATTTTACATTTGGTTCACGAGTAAGTGAAGCTATCAAGTTTGACTGTTgaagttatttaaatgtgttttgccTTTAAAATGCGCAGGTCATTCTAATCATAACAAGATAAATGTTTACTTTCAGTCCAGTTTTGTCATTCCACATTATGAGAATAAggaccaactttttttttttttacttaaatataAACAGCTGGACAAAACGAATGCACATATCTGAATTTAAAGATGGTACTGCTAAAAGTTTGGTATTTTTGCACATTGTCAGTTAATATATTCTTGAGCAATCAAACTGTGGTAAATCAATCAATACTTGAATGTTAACATCCCTAAAGTACACATTTCAATATTCAGCAATTATGTATTTGTTGCATTGAAACAACACAACAGGAGTTAAGTTAAGTAACCCaccgccgcacaaccctgcAGTGAATCGCCGGATCGTTTTCTTTGGTCTGAACGCTCCCTTCGTTCAAAATGTTTCAGCAAGAAAGCTTACACAAGCCAAAAAGACACTATCTGCCCAGAGCCAAAAGCAGACATACAACGCTAGTGGCTAAACTGTGGAGACAGCCGAAACATCTAGCAGCTAGAGTGCAGTCTATCTGCCCCAGAGAGGTAAATGTAGCTTACTGTAGCATGGCTTTAGATCAATTTTGAGGCACAGGTAGCCTACTTAAGTAGGTCTATTTCGTCTATGCTTATTCACTGAAATGCCTGAAATCCACAACTTACTGCAACTCACTACTATAACTAGACCACTTGCTTTTAATGACGCATAGATTTCTTTGTGCTCTTTTTAATTTGTTATAGCAAGAATCACTTGAATTAGTTACCTAAAATTCAAATTGGAGATTTGGTGACAACTACAACGCTGCGTGAACAAAACATCCATAGCTTCTTCCTTTTTATGTTTAACCTTCAATAACTATAACTTTAAACATTCACTTAATCCTCAGAATTTTTTACAGCAAGATACGGACGCAAATAAATGAGAGCTGCTAGGAAATCTTGGCTTCCTGAAAATGACGTTACCACCTGTTCATAATGGATTTCATTCCACAAAACTCCActtccatttatttttctttcaaacGTAATAATGTAAATCCTCTTTCCCCATGATGGAGAACTACTGATGTACATTTGCTGTGAGAGAAGTTGTCACTGCTGTTCGATAAGGGCTGACTTAGTCTGTTAACAAATCACTTGTAAGAATGTTACATATAAAATGGGATGTGGACTATATACACATCTCCTGATGCTGTTTATTCTGGAAAATAtgaatgtttgtattttatatttgcaaACTTGAGCTGAAATAAATTACAATAACATTAAAACTTGATTGTTTTATATTGTCAGATTGTGTGGTTTCCATGGAAATAttgctttgtgttttatgtcttttaGGGTTTGacaagtatatttttttttaatttaagggCTTTCATTTTCTGCTTGAATAGTTACTGTGTTTGCCCTAGACAACATGTTCTGATGAAGATTAAACCACTTTcctaagaagaaaaacacaagtcAAGTGTTAAATACAAACATTTATATTCCAACTTCCTGGTTGAAAAACAGATACACAAATATTCACGTTCAGTATAAAATGTAGATACAGTATTCATGTACAGTAGTCTGTATGACAGACGCTATATGGACCAATGTTACACCCACAGATGGAATAACATTTCTGTAGTTAATGCAACATGTTGACCCACTGATGAACTTATTTTTAACATATCTGCTTGTCTTGTTTGAATCAAAACAGTAcactttcaaaaacatttttggtttgaaaagtgataaatgtgtttttggaaaTGATTCATTATTTCTGTTACATCCTCTCACAGTACACCTGTGAGTGATCTGTACCACTGAATACACCGAGTATACAAAATGTTAGGATCATCTCCATAAAACTGCAAAATCAGTTACAATCTGACTAAATGTGTTTGATATGTTTAAATCTGATGTGATGTTTTCCCTTATACAGAGAGAGTGGAGAAACGCAGCACTACTTAGAGGGTGTGGGTGAGAGCTGTGGTGCCAATATTCTGTAGACTCAGTGTGTGACCTGAAGTACTAATGGCTTGTGTCTTTTCTGTGTAATTACTTACACACCGACTGACAGTTCTCCAATTAGAAATCATTATTGTAACCACCAGAGCTGAGCCAACATGTGTTTCAAATACTTTTCATTGTTTAGTGATGACCAACAAACTCTGACATATGTAAACTGTTGTAAAAATGTGGTAAACCATGTACTGTACATCTAGTACACAAAATCTTTTTCATTAAGTTGCATCTGCTATTTGACACATCATTGTTAACGGGTGCTGACCCCATCATGGCCATGACAGTACAcagtgcatatactgtatatgtcaccTTCAGGTCTGATGAGCGATCTTAGCGATTTTCTGCAACATCtcctctgactccagctgctcCAGAGTCAACAGAGACAGACCCAACTGGTcctcctgggggggggggggggggagagagagagataagaagTATGGGAACAAAAAGGTGAGTATGGTAATCACAGACTTTCAGTGTCTTGCTAAATGACACTGCTGAGGACCTCTGGTTGATCATGCTGTTCACCATGCAGCTCTAAGTGACTTAAAATTGAATAGGGTAAAGTAGGAAGCTGCTACATGCTTAATTTGAAGCACAGATTTTACACTTGCGCGAGTCGTACCTGTCTGAAAGGCTGAGCCATCTGCCGCAGGAAGTGCTTGGACAGCTGGACGGCCTCGTCCACGGTGAGGTTCAGACTGCCGTCATTGATGTGTTCCTGTATCCAGCGAGGAAGCTTCCCACGTTTGTCTGCTCGGGCATAACGCTGCGAATGGGAAAAGCAGTCATCACATACTGATTGATCTTCACTCAAGGGCAATAAACCGCcgactgctccagtggagctacATTAAGGCTTCAAATTAGAAGAATGTGGTTGTAAGGTCAGCCGTGAATGTGAAGCAAAATTATGCTAAGACATGTACGACAAGCAGGGTCATAGGACAAAATGTATACTGGGCAGAAACATCACACACCTTGTCAGCGAAGATCATGAGTCCGTAGTCGGTCTTTCCTCTGATGGCTCTGCCCACACACTGGGCTGCGTGACGCATGGCATCAAACGTCAGAAAGTCATTCTCTCTGATCTGAAACTGATCCCGAAGGTACTCCAGACGAGCCTGAAACATCCGAGTCAGTGAGGGAGAAATATTGTCAAGCTATGAACAGAGAGAGGACCGTAAAACTGAACAGTCAGAATGAGGAATCGCACACAAGAACATCTGTGCTTGTTTCTTTTGACAACATGAATATTTTGCTAAAAGAAACCAATCCTAATATAAGTTATCACAGGTTAAATTGAGATcagtaatgtaaataaaatgaaatcaacATGACAATTAaccatattatatattttgtaactAGTGAATCACTTAATGTTTCCAAGCTTTTCAGGAcctgaaaataatgaaatatacactcagttgccagtttattaggtacacactaagctaaaactaatgcagtttactacaacagtcctgcaaaaAAATCCTCCCTCTAAaaactgttttagagaggtgtAGATTCCACTTTATGGTAATTTTGGAGGGTGTAGTTTGTGGTACAGTAGAACTGTATTGTTGTTATACTGAGAGATACCCTCATTCTTATAAATGGGCTGATACATCGGGCTGATCTAGTTTAAGTAAATGAGTGTATGCTGCCAGTGTGACTGGTGTATTTCATCaccatttgttgttttaaatgtgctctacgaataaattgacttgacttggtTTAACACCGACCAGTCCTG
It contains:
- the klc3 gene encoding kinesin light chain 3 isoform X2; its protein translation is MLSAEEILCNTQQVIAGLEALKGENRSLLENLQEALESRPALESGSVEQEKSGIIRQSLERIELGLSEAQVMMALSAHLGSLEAEKQKLRAQVRRLCQENQWLRDELAGAQQRLQDREQEVVTLEEQNKHLQFMSSIRKYDLEEPQLDDKGTTSTKESLDDLFPTEDEEQSHVSQPHHSSAAAAAQQGGYEIPARLRTLHNLVIQYASQGRYEVAVPLCKQALEDLEKSSGHTHPDVATMLNILALVYRDQNKYKEAANLLNDALAIREKTLGVDHPAVAATLNNLAVLYGKRGKYKEAEPLCKRALEIREKVLGADHPDVAKQLNNLALLCQNQGKYQEVEQYYERALHIYQSKLGPDDANVAKTKNNLASCYLKQGKYRQAEALYKEILTRAHEKEFGSVEGDGRPSWSGGEDGGSGQDGLSNLKRSGSFTKLRESIRRSSEKLVRKLKGVGLEETTPRNAGMKRANSLNVLNVGARESQDGAQSSRLTDVRGLSSSTQSLTRRGSLGGTS
- the klc3 gene encoding kinesin light chain 3 isoform X1, with protein sequence MLSAEEILCNTQQVIAGLEALKGENRSLLENLQEALESRPALESGSVEQEKSGIIRQSLERIELGLSEAQVRMVMMALSAHLGSLEAEKQKLRAQVRRLCQENQWLRDELAGAQQRLQDREQEVVTLEEQNKHLQFMSSIRKYDLEEPQLDDKGTTSTKESLDDLFPTEDEEQSHVSQPHHSSAAAAAQQGGYEIPARLRTLHNLVIQYASQGRYEVAVPLCKQALEDLEKSSGHTHPDVATMLNILALVYRDQNKYKEAANLLNDALAIREKTLGVDHPAVAATLNNLAVLYGKRGKYKEAEPLCKRALEIREKVLGADHPDVAKQLNNLALLCQNQGKYQEVEQYYERALHIYQSKLGPDDANVAKTKNNLASCYLKQGKYRQAEALYKEILTRAHEKEFGSVEGDGRPSWSGGEDGGSGQDGLSNLKRSGSFTKLRESIRRSSEKLVRKLKGVGLEETTPRNAGMKRANSLNVLNVGARESQDGAQSSRLTDVRGLSSSTQSLTRRGSLGGTS